The DNA window CGCTCCGGGATCTCAGATCCGCGGGTGCGCTCCGGGACCTCGGCTCCTCTCCGGCCCCTcggcccctctccagctccccggcccctctccagcccttcGACTGCGCTGCAGCCCCGCGGGTGCGCTCCGGCCCCTCGGCGGTCGCGCAGGGGGTCCCCGCCGGTGCCATCCCCGAGGGTCCCGTCTGCCTGAGGGGTGCGGGATGTCCCCGCGGGCGCTGGcgctgctgctggcgctggcGGAGCTGGGTCTGGCCCTGCGGGCGGCCGAGCAAGGCGAAGCCGCCGTCGGGGCCGCCCCTCCGGGACCCGCTGCTTTCCATCGCGCCGCCAAGGTGAGGagcgcggggggggggggacagccacgctcctgtgtgtgtgtctgtgtgtctgtgtgtgtgtctgtgtgtcccgaACCCCgtcccggtgtccccgcagGCCTCGTGGCGGCTGCCCGGGCGCTACGTGGTGATGCTgcgggcgggcagcgcggcCGTGCTGCGGGGCACGGCCCGGCGGCTGCAGGCCCGGGCGGCTCGGCGGGGACACCGGGCCGAGCTGCTGCACATCTTCCACCTGCTGCCCGCCTTCCTGGTGAGGATGAGCAGCGACGTCCTGGACACGGTAGGACAGGGtggtggcaggggacagcagctaCGCTGGGccctggtggcagtggcagccccagccttggGGGGAACAGGAGCTCTGTGTCCTCCCTGCAGGCGCTGAAGCTGCCGCACGTGAAGTACATTGAGGAGGATGCCTATGTCTTTGCCCAGAGCATTCCCTGGAACCTGGGCAGGATCCTGCGGCCACAGCCCAGCTCGGGTGCCTACAGCCCTCCCAGTAAGCGCTGGGGTGTGTGAGGGGGGCTTTGAGGAAGAGTCAGGTCCCCTCTCCTTACCTTTAGGGATGGGAATATTGCTCTGCCCTATGGTGCTGCGGGCCTGAAGCTGCATtttgggagcagcccaggtggTCTGTGCTGAAGGCTGATGATCACACACCCCTTGTGATGGTGGTTTCCTTTCTcccctgctgcatccctggcagaTAAAGGTGACCTGGCCGAGATTTACCTGCTGGACAGCAGcgtgcagagcagccacagggagATCGAGGGCAGGGTGACTGTGACTGGCTTCGAGAGCATCCCCGAGGAGGATGGCACCCACCTCCACAGGCAGGTGAGTCCTGAGCTGCCACGTGCTGCATGCTGGCACCTTCCTGCATCCACCAAATCCTGGCTGAGCTTGTGAGGCTTTCCAGCACAAGGGAGACTCTTGGCCTGGACCAAAATGCTGGGCAGGATGGGCAACAGGAGCTGTGGTCCTGGGGGATATTGGGACCTTCAAGGTGGTGTGTTTGGAGATGTAGCTGAGTCGGGCAGGGCTTCTTTCAAGGAAAGTGTTCTAGGGTAGCACGGGTAAGAGAGAATGGGGGGGACTCTGTGGGATCACAAACCGGCTCTGTTGCAATGGGCTGGGGCATGGAACTGCGGTGCCCGTGCCAGGCCGGCCAGTGTGACAGCCACGGGACACACGTGGCCGCGGTGCTGAGCGGGCGCGACGCCGGCGTGGCCAGGGGCGCCAACATCCGCAGCCTCCGGGTGCTGAACTGCCAGGGCAAGGGCACCGTCAGCGGCACGCTCATGGGTGAGTGACCCCGTGCCCCGAGGGGAGCAGGGTCCCTCGCGGAGCTCCCTGCCATGGTGTCCTGTCGCTCGCAGCCCTGGAGTCCATCGGGAGGGCGCTGGGGGCTCGGCCGCGGGTGGTGCTGCTGCCGCTGGCCGGGGCACTGAGCCCCGCGCTGAACGCGGGCTGCCGGCGGCTGGCACGGGCCGGGGCGGTCATGGTGGCGGCTGCCGGCAACTACAGGGACGATGCGTGCCTCTACTCGCCTGCGTCCGAGCCGGAGGTACGGCTGTGGGGGACCCTGAGGCTTGGGTGCCCCCTCATCCCTGCAGGCCATCCCCCGGATCACCGGGCTGGGGGTGCCACCCTGCCGTGCTGTCACTGCCAGGTCATCACGGTGGGTGCCACCGACAGCCAGGACCAGCCTGCCTCCATCGGCACCCTGGGCACCAACTTCGGCCGCTGCGTGGACCTGTTTGCCCCGGGGGACGACATCATCGGCGCCTCCAGCGAGTGCAGCACGTGTTTCACGGCGCGGAGCGGCACCTCGCAGGCGGCCGCGCATGTGGCAGGCGAGCTGTGCcctgaggggagggagggctggtgctggcacaggtcTCCGGgcatgcccaggctgggctgggggcatcCTTGTGCTCCCTGATTTACGGGGTTGGTGTGTCTCCTTGGGgcgctgcagctgcacagcGCTCCCGATGGGCTGCGGAGATGCTCTGCCGTGTCTCTGGAGCCCTGCCGCCCATGGGAGCGCCGCGTgggtggctctgtcccctctggtTGTCACTCCCGGGCTCTTGCAGGCATCGCGGCCGTGCTGCTCAGCGCCGAGCcccggctgggccgggccgAGCTCCGCCAGCGCCTCCTGCGCTTCTCCAGCAA is part of the Zonotrichia leucophrys gambelii isolate GWCS_2022_RI chromosome 8, RI_Zleu_2.0, whole genome shotgun sequence genome and encodes:
- the PCSK9 gene encoding proprotein convertase subtilisin/kexin type 9, translating into MSPRALALLLALAELGLALRAAEQGEAAVGAAPPGPAAFHRAAKASWRLPGRYVVMLRAGSAAVLRGTARRLQARAARRGHRAELLHIFHLLPAFLVRMSSDVLDTALKLPHVKYIEEDAYVFAQSIPWNLGRILRPQPSSGAYSPPNKGDLAEIYLLDSSVQSSHREIEGRVTVTGFESIPEEDGTHLHRQAGQCDSHGTHVAAVLSGRDAGVARGANIRSLRVLNCQGKGTVSGTLMALESIGRALGARPRVVLLPLAGALSPALNAGCRRLARAGAVMVAAAGNYRDDACLYSPASEPEVITVGATDSQDQPASIGTLGTNFGRCVDLFAPGDDIIGASSECSTCFTARSGTSQAAAHVAGIAAVLLSAEPRLGRAELRQRLLRFSSKGALDAAWIPQEQRLQTPNSVAGLPARLAAEEQRLLCRSVWSALSGLSRRSRAVARCASAEEMLSCSSFSRSGGRLGEHMEDKHGQRQCVAHSRGQGVYAVARCCTWPRAGCWIKAGSPGAEGAQCSPGEHVLTGCSFHSPSLVLGAGGRPVEGLGRGPSRCASRTEGVAHALCCPRASLECRLEEHTALEHEDKVTVSCEDGWTLTGCNTLSQSSVGIEDNSCVTTAGPGGISAVAICCRSRQ